Proteins encoded in a region of the Nitrospirota bacterium genome:
- a CDS encoding type IV pilus twitching motility protein PilT, giving the protein MATLYDLLKIMIEKNASDLHISTGSPPRIRIDGKLVALDEPPLMPADTKALCYSILMDSQKHKFEETNELDLSFGIKGLSRFRANMFMQRGAVAGTFRTIPFNIKPLRELGLPDTIIELTRKPRGLILVTGPTGCGKSTTLAAIIDKINNERSEHIITIEDPIEYLHSHKKCLINQREVTSDTESFKSALKYILRQDPDVVLIGEMRDLETIMAALTVSETGHLTFATLHTNSAVQTINRIIDVFPPHQQEQVRVQLSFVLEAIISQQLLPKKAGGRVLAVEVMIPNPAIRNLIREDKIHQIYAMMQTGQTKFGMQTMNQSLFELYNSGIITYDDALSKSPVPDELLTMIQRAAATEKRR; this is encoded by the coding sequence GTGGCGACATTATATGACTTACTAAAAATTATGATTGAAAAAAATGCCTCAGACCTTCACATAAGCACAGGCTCGCCTCCGAGGATACGCATTGACGGAAAACTTGTAGCGCTTGATGAGCCTCCCCTTATGCCTGCTGATACAAAGGCGCTATGTTACAGCATCCTCATGGATTCGCAAAAACACAAATTTGAGGAGACTAACGAGCTGGACCTGTCTTTTGGCATTAAGGGCTTAAGCAGATTCAGGGCAAATATGTTTATGCAGAGAGGGGCGGTTGCAGGCACATTCAGAACCATCCCTTTTAATATTAAACCTCTTAGGGAATTAGGTCTTCCCGATACAATTATAGAACTTACCAGAAAACCGAGGGGGCTTATTTTAGTCACAGGGCCCACAGGCTGCGGCAAATCAACCACCCTTGCGGCCATAATTGACAAAATCAACAATGAGCGCAGCGAACACATCATCACAATAGAAGACCCGATAGAATATCTGCATTCGCATAAAAAATGCCTTATAAACCAGAGAGAAGTCACTTCTGATACCGAATCTTTTAAATCCGCGCTTAAATATATCCTGAGGCAGGACCCTGATGTAGTCCTGATTGGCGAGATGAGGGACCTTGAGACAATCATGGCGGCGCTGACAGTTTCAGAAACAGGACATCTTACATTTGCAACGCTTCATACTAACAGCGCTGTTCAGACGATAAACCGTATCATAGACGTCTTTCCGCCGCACCAGCAGGAGCAGGTAAGGGTGCAGTTATCATTCGTGCTTGAGGCAATTATATCCCAACAGCTTCTCCCTAAAAAAGCCGGCGGCAGGGTGCTGGCAGTAGAAGTAATGATACCCAACCCTGCAATAAGAAATCTCATAAGAGAGGATAAAATCCACCAGATATATGCTATGATGCAGACAGGACAGACAAAGTTCGGAATGCAGACCATGAACCAGTCCTTATTTGAATTATACAACAGCGGGATTATTACATATGATGACGCGTTAAGCAAGTCGCCTGTGCCGGACGAACTTCTTACTATGATACAACGCGCCGCTGCCACGGAGAAAAGGAGATAA
- a CDS encoding type II secretion system F family protein, which produces MPTVFRWTGRTAKGTIQKGEFTANSKEEVTAYLRRQSIIPTDISPKPKALFKLAPGGKVTDKDIVVFTRQFATMIDAGLPLVQALDILSKQTGNKTLAKTLGEVKADVEGGSTYADALRKHPRIFSELYANMIAAGETGGILDTILGKLATYIEKSMKLKKRVKGAMMYPSFVIFAAVGVVAVIMVFVVPTFAKMFTQMGGILPLPTRIVIGISHFLGGIGGAIMLAGIIAFSVFIVQFRRTATGKKTIDTLLLKVPIIGVLLQKVAIAKFTSTLGTLVASGVPILEGLDITARTAGNVVVEKSVLEVKQAVSEGKTLAEPLSKLKIFPPMVTQMIAVGESTGAVETMLSKIAEFYDEEVDTAVASLTSLLEPMLIVFLGTTVGFIVVAMYLPIFKLITLVK; this is translated from the coding sequence ATGCCGACAGTATTCCGATGGACAGGAAGGACGGCAAAGGGCACAATCCAGAAGGGCGAATTTACAGCAAACAGCAAAGAAGAAGTCACCGCTTATTTAAGAAGGCAAAGCATAATACCAACCGATATCAGTCCGAAACCAAAGGCTTTGTTTAAGTTAGCGCCCGGGGGGAAGGTAACGGACAAAGATATTGTTGTCTTTACACGGCAATTCGCTACAATGATTGATGCAGGACTTCCCCTTGTGCAGGCGCTGGATATCCTTTCAAAACAGACTGGAAACAAGACCCTTGCAAAGACGCTCGGCGAAGTAAAAGCTGATGTGGAAGGCGGCTCTACATACGCCGACGCCCTGAGAAAACATCCGAGGATATTTTCTGAACTTTATGCGAATATGATAGCCGCTGGTGAAACAGGCGGCATCCTTGACACCATCTTAGGCAAACTCGCCACATATATTGAAAAGAGCATGAAACTTAAAAAACGGGTCAAGGGCGCCATGATGTATCCGTCTTTTGTTATCTTTGCGGCAGTCGGTGTCGTTGCCGTCATAATGGTATTTGTCGTACCTACCTTTGCAAAGATGTTTACACAGATGGGGGGGATACTGCCGCTCCCAACAAGGATAGTAATTGGCATAAGTCATTTTCTCGGCGGCATAGGCGGCGCGATAATGCTTGCCGGCATTATCGCTTTTTCAGTTTTTATAGTACAATTCCGGCGGACTGCAACAGGCAAAAAAACCATTGATACGTTACTGCTCAAAGTCCCTATAATCGGAGTGCTTCTTCAAAAGGTTGCAATTGCAAAATTCACAAGCACCCTTGGAACCCTTGTGGCAAGCGGCGTGCCTATCCTTGAAGGACTTGACATAACCGCAAGGACGGCAGGCAATGTGGTCGTTGAAAAGTCAGTACTTGAGGTAAAGCAGGCTGTCTCCGAGGGTAAAACCCTTGCCGAACCTCTGTCTAAGTTAAAGATATTCCCGCCGATGGTAACGCAGATGATTGCCGTCGGAGAATCAACAGGCGCGGTTGAAACAATGCTCAGCAAAATTGCAGAATTTTATGACGAAGAAGTGGACACTGCGGTTGCAAGCCTGACTTCACTGCTGGAGCCTATGCTTATAGTCTTCCTCGGCACTACCGTCGGGTTTATAGTTGTTGCCATGTACCTGCCGATATTTAAACTGATAACGCTGGTGAAATAA
- the fdhD gene encoding formate dehydrogenase accessory sulfurtransferase FdhD, giving the protein MNPFAKLNIIEYREGAFSDKTDSVASEKKLRIFSNGKEILSLLCTPTMVKELIVGFALSEGLLKNGTQRSWCSERIEIFWKDDEIEVHLPVEAPDAIATITSGCAKGIIFISDEKLPLIQSGLRVSANAILGLYREFQKKSELFNATGGVHSAALCSEQEIIIFTEDIGRHNAVDKIIGYAFLENIPMQDKILLLSGRLSSEIVLKAIKAQVSVLVSRAAPTDRAVETAKEFKITMIGFLRGQRFNIYSNPERITT; this is encoded by the coding sequence ATGAATCCTTTTGCAAAGCTAAATATCATTGAATACCGCGAAGGGGCGTTTTCGGATAAAACTGACAGCGTTGCGTCTGAAAAAAAGCTGAGGATATTTTCAAACGGCAAAGAAATCCTGAGCCTGCTTTGCACGCCTACGATGGTCAAGGAGCTTATCGTGGGTTTTGCTTTGTCAGAGGGGCTGCTTAAAAACGGTACGCAGCGGAGCTGGTGCTCTGAGAGGATTGAGATATTTTGGAAAGATGATGAAATAGAGGTCCATCTGCCGGTTGAGGCGCCTGATGCAATAGCAACCATTACTTCAGGATGCGCCAAGGGGATAATCTTTATTTCCGATGAAAAACTGCCTCTGATTCAATCCGGACTGAGGGTCAGCGCAAATGCTATTCTCGGGCTTTATAGAGAATTTCAGAAGAAGTCAGAGCTTTTTAATGCGACCGGCGGAGTCCACAGCGCCGCGCTTTGCAGTGAGCAGGAAATAATTATATTCACAGAAGATATCGGAAGACATAATGCCGTTGACAAGATAATCGGCTATGCTTTTTTGGAAAACATTCCGATGCAGGACAAAATCCTGCTTTTAAGCGGCAGGCTCTCCTCTGAAATTGTGCTTAAAGCCATAAAGGCGCAGGTGTCGGTGCTTGTGAGCCGCGCCGCCCCGACTGACAGGGCAGTGGAAACAGCAAAAGAATTTAAGATTACGATGATAGGTTTCTTAAGGGGGCAGAGGTTTAATATCTACAGCAATCCTGAAAGGATAACGACTTAG
- the uvrB gene encoding excinuclease ABC subunit UvrB, with protein MSAPRLKTAGRFKLISGFKPKGDQPKAIDALTEGLQKGLKHQVLLGVTGSGKTFTIANVIANINKPALVIAHNKTLAAQLYGEFKAFFPENAVEYFVSYYDYYQPEAYIPSTDTYIDKDAMINDDIDRMRHAATRAVLERTDTIVVASVSCIYGIGSPQDYLDMHLFMEEGMRTERDAVLRKLVDMLYERSEDFKRGSFRVRGDIVEVFPSFSGENAVRIEFFGDNIDRLSEFDSLTGNVLRRIEKIALYPNSHWITPKPRIERAFAAINKEMNERIDFFLGQRREVEAQRIEQRTRFDMEMLKEFGYCHGIENYSRHLSGRLPGEPPFCLMDYFSEDFLVVIDESHATVPQIGGMYQGDRARKQTLIDFGFRLPSALDNRPLKFDEFERRANKAIYVSATPAVYEIKKSDRRVIEQIVRPTGLTDPEIELKHVKGQVDDLLGEIRERTKCGERVLVTTLTKKMAEDLTEHYHELGIKARYLHSDIDTIERVEILRDLRLGRFDVLVGVNLLREGLDLPEVSLVAILDADKEGFLRSARSLIQTIGRAARNVNGKVIFYADTITGSMRTAIDETNRRRRVQEEYNKKYKITPKSIKKEIINILSSIYEADYWTVPVVAEEKVEYGDESAVKKLEEDMKQAAKNLEFEKAAGIRDKIKAIKNKQIELGVKV; from the coding sequence ATGTCTGCTCCAAGATTGAAGACCGCCGGCAGGTTTAAGCTTATCTCAGGCTTCAAGCCGAAGGGCGACCAGCCGAAGGCGATAGATGCGCTCACAGAGGGCCTTCAAAAAGGGCTGAAGCATCAGGTCTTGCTCGGCGTGACAGGCTCAGGCAAGACATTCACAATTGCCAATGTCATTGCAAATATAAACAAGCCCGCGCTTGTTATTGCCCACAACAAGACTCTTGCCGCACAGCTTTACGGTGAATTCAAGGCATTTTTCCCTGAGAATGCGGTGGAATATTTTGTGAGTTACTACGATTATTACCAGCCCGAGGCGTACATACCGTCAACCGATACCTACATTGACAAAGACGCAATGATTAATGACGACATAGACCGCATGCGGCATGCGGCAACGAGAGCCGTGCTTGAGAGGACTGATACTATTGTTGTTGCCTCTGTTTCGTGCATTTACGGCATCGGCTCGCCTCAGGATTACCTTGATATGCATCTCTTCATGGAGGAGGGCATGCGCACGGAGAGGGATGCAGTTTTAAGAAAGCTTGTTGACATGCTCTATGAACGCAGCGAGGACTTTAAAAGGGGGTCTTTCAGGGTCAGGGGCGACATAGTTGAGGTGTTCCCGTCTTTTTCAGGTGAGAATGCGGTGAGGATTGAATTTTTTGGCGATAATATTGACCGGTTATCTGAATTTGATTCGCTGACAGGCAATGTCCTGCGGCGCATTGAAAAGATTGCATTATATCCCAACAGCCACTGGATTACGCCGAAGCCGAGGATTGAAAGGGCGTTTGCCGCAATAAACAAAGAGATGAATGAAAGGATTGATTTTTTTCTTGGACAGCGCAGAGAGGTTGAGGCGCAGAGGATAGAGCAGAGGACAAGGTTTGACATGGAAATGCTCAAAGAGTTCGGATACTGCCACGGGATAGAAAATTATTCAAGGCACTTAAGCGGAAGGCTTCCGGGCGAGCCTCCGTTTTGCCTGATGGATTATTTTTCTGAAGATTTTCTTGTGGTGATAGATGAATCGCATGCAACGGTTCCGCAGATAGGAGGCATGTATCAGGGCGACAGGGCCAGGAAGCAGACGCTTATAGATTTCGGATTCAGGCTTCCATCGGCGCTTGACAACCGTCCCCTGAAATTTGATGAATTTGAACGCAGGGCAAATAAGGCAATCTATGTGTCTGCAACACCTGCCGTGTATGAAATTAAAAAATCAGACCGCAGGGTGATTGAGCAGATAGTCAGACCCACGGGGTTGACAGACCCTGAGATAGAGTTAAAGCATGTAAAGGGGCAGGTTGACGACCTGCTCGGAGAAATAAGGGAGCGGACCAAATGCGGGGAAAGGGTTCTGGTGACTACGCTGACAAAAAAGATGGCTGAAGACCTCACGGAGCATTATCATGAATTAGGGATAAAGGCGCGCTATCTTCATTCGGACATTGATACAATTGAGAGGGTTGAGATTCTAAGAGACCTGAGGCTCGGCAGGTTTGATGTGCTTGTCGGAGTAAATCTTTTAAGAGAGGGGTTGGACCTTCCCGAGGTCTCGCTTGTTGCTATACTTGATGCGGATAAGGAAGGTTTTCTGCGGTCGGCCCGGTCGCTCATCCAGACCATAGGCAGGGCTGCAAGAAATGTAAACGGAAAAGTTATATTTTATGCTGATACGATTACCGGTTCAATGAGGACCGCCATTGATGAGACAAACAGGCGGCGCAGGGTTCAGGAGGAATATAATAAAAAATATAAAATAACCCCTAAATCAATTAAAAAGGAAATAATCAATATCCTGAGTTCAATATACGAGGCTGATTATTGGACAGTGCCTGTAGTTGCAGAAGAAAAGGTTGAGTACGGGGATGAATCAGCAGTCAAAAAACTTGAAGAGGACATGAAGCAGGCGGCAAAAAATCTGGAATTTGAAAAGGCTGCCGGGATAAGGGATAAAATAAAGGCGATTAAAAACAAACAGATTGAACTGGGGGTGAAGGTGTGA
- a CDS encoding NAD(P)-dependent oxidoreductase: protein MKVLITGASGFIGSHLVESLLSDGCEVSCLVRKVSAHKWLEGPSVQLIYGDCSDKESLKNLRDFEYVFHLSGLTKSNCKEDFYTVNTKATENIIDTVVKNNPRIKRFVYVSSLSAFGPNLNGKPVSEDRSPRPVSDYGKSKLLGEAAVLKYKDIIPVSILRPTAVYGPRDSEMFLLFKLVNTGFLPYWGETRISLVYIEDLIRALILTAEKEEAIGETFCISDGMTYSNVEIIDEIASALQKARVIKLRLPKTILPVIGAIGDGLSKITNRITMINRDKLKELMHTDWRCDISNAKNKLGFTPKVGIKEGIKWTADWYKIHRWL, encoded by the coding sequence ATGAAAGTCCTCATCACAGGAGCATCGGGCTTTATAGGCAGCCACCTTGTAGAAAGCCTTTTAAGCGACGGCTGTGAGGTGTCCTGCCTTGTTAGGAAGGTCTCCGCACACAAATGGCTTGAAGGGCCCAGTGTACAGCTCATATACGGAGACTGCTCTGATAAAGAGTCTTTGAAGAATCTGCGGGATTTTGAATATGTATTCCATCTGTCAGGACTGACCAAGTCTAATTGCAAAGAGGATTTCTACACTGTAAATACAAAAGCCACTGAAAATATCATAGACACTGTTGTTAAAAATAACCCCCGCATTAAACGCTTTGTATATGTGAGCAGTCTTTCCGCCTTTGGACCCAATCTTAACGGTAAACCTGTCAGCGAAGACCGCAGTCCCCGCCCTGTATCAGATTATGGTAAAAGCAAACTGCTCGGAGAGGCAGCCGTGCTCAAATATAAGGATATAATTCCGGTTTCAATACTGAGGCCCACTGCTGTTTACGGGCCCAGGGACAGTGAAATGTTTTTATTGTTTAAACTTGTGAATACAGGATTTTTGCCTTACTGGGGAGAAACCCGGATCTCATTAGTCTACATAGAAGACCTGATAAGAGCCCTGATACTTACAGCAGAAAAAGAGGAGGCAATCGGGGAAACCTTCTGTATCTCAGACGGCATGACATATTCTAATGTGGAAATTATAGATGAAATAGCATCAGCGCTGCAGAAAGCAAGGGTGATAAAATTAAGACTGCCAAAGACAATCCTGCCTGTTATCGGAGCTATTGGGGACGGCTTGAGTAAAATCACAAATAGGATTACAATGATTAACAGGGACAAGCTTAAGGAACTTATGCACACAGACTGGCGGTGCGATATTTCAAATGCAAAGAACAAACTCGGCTTTACGCCGAAAGTCGGAATAAAAGAAGGGATAAAATGGACGGCAGACTGGTACAAAATTCACAGGTGGCTTTAA
- a CDS encoding pyridoxal phosphate-dependent aminotransferase family protein, producing the protein MDGRLVQNSQVALNNHKETDIFEKCHKFTTAKEVMDAGVYPYFRVLESAQDPEVIVDGRRMIMIGSNNYLGLTNHPKVKEAAIDAVRKYGSGCAGSRFLSGTLDIHVALEKKLTLFMRKEASLIFSTGFQTNLGVIASLVGKDDIALIDKMNHASIIDGCRLSFGEIKKYRHNDMEDLERLLQQYNDKAKLIIVDGVFSMEGDIVNLPDVVRLAKKYGARVMVDDAHGIGVLGRTGRGTAEHFGLEDEVDLIMGTYSKSLASIGGFIAGSKEIIHYIKHIARSFIFSASPPPASVASVSAAIDIIEAEPVHRERLWHNTNKMLKGFRALGFDTGTSETPIIPVIVGDDMKAFTMARLLHDRGVFANVAVSPAVPNGKALIRTSYMATHTDEQLEKVLKEFEAVGKILNII; encoded by the coding sequence ATGGACGGCAGACTGGTACAAAATTCACAGGTGGCTTTAAACAACCATAAGGAAACTGACATTTTTGAAAAATGCCATAAGTTTACCACTGCAAAAGAAGTCATGGATGCAGGGGTTTATCCTTATTTCCGAGTCTTGGAAAGCGCCCAGGACCCGGAGGTAATTGTTGACGGCAGAAGGATGATAATGATCGGCTCAAATAATTACCTCGGGCTTACAAATCATCCGAAGGTAAAGGAAGCTGCAATAGATGCCGTCAGAAAATACGGAAGCGGCTGTGCGGGGTCAAGATTTTTAAGCGGAACCCTTGACATACATGTAGCGCTTGAGAAGAAACTTACACTATTTATGCGCAAAGAGGCTTCCCTGATTTTTTCAACTGGATTTCAGACCAATCTCGGCGTAATAGCCTCACTCGTCGGCAAGGACGACATAGCGCTGATAGATAAAATGAACCACGCCAGCATAATTGACGGCTGCAGGCTCTCATTCGGGGAGATAAAAAAATACAGGCATAACGACATGGAGGACCTTGAAAGACTCCTCCAGCAGTACAATGATAAGGCAAAGCTGATAATTGTTGACGGAGTCTTCAGCATGGAAGGCGATATAGTAAATCTGCCGGATGTCGTAAGGCTTGCAAAAAAATACGGCGCCCGGGTAATGGTTGACGACGCACACGGCATCGGTGTTTTAGGCAGGACCGGACGCGGGACAGCGGAGCATTTCGGCTTGGAAGATGAGGTGGATTTGATTATGGGCACGTATTCCAAGTCCCTTGCATCCATCGGCGGATTCATAGCCGGCTCAAAAGAGATTATTCATTACATCAAACACATTGCAAGGTCGTTTATTTTCAGCGCAAGCCCCCCGCCTGCCTCAGTGGCTTCGGTAAGCGCCGCAATAGACATAATTGAGGCAGAGCCCGTACACAGGGAAAGACTGTGGCATAACACAAACAAGATGCTGAAAGGTTTCAGGGCGCTCGGTTTTGACACTGGAACAAGCGAGACTCCGATTATACCGGTCATTGTCGGCGATGACATGAAGGCCTTTACAATGGCGAGGCTTCTGCATGACAGAGGCGTTTTTGCCAATGTTGCAGTAAGTCCTGCCGTGCCGAACGGCAAGGCGCTGATACGGACCAGCTATATGGCAACACATACTGATGAACAGCTTGAGAAAGTGCTCAAGGAATTTGAGGCAGTAGGAAAAATTTTAAATATAATTTAA
- a CDS encoding N-acetyltransferase, protein MIEILPADNKKTFKEFLEFPYNLYSNSSCWVPPLLNDVKNQFSPKNPFLKHAEVAPFIARVKGKTTGRIAAVYNEAHINFHGENAGFFGFFDCIRNSQVAGALIDRAAEWHKKKGMEILRGPFNFSTNEECGLLIDGYESPPKLMMPYNFPYYRALFEDCGFAKAKDFFAYTLEVPERLPEKIYRVAGIIEKNKITVRPINLKSFDKEMAVFKNIYNSAWEKNWGFLPMTDEEIEHMAKKLKPLIVPELALIAECKGEAVGFMMLLPDFNYVLKKLNGRLSALGILKALWHSKKIKDLRLLLLGIKEGFRRQGVDAFLLIEGLKAVREKGYKKVEFSWILEDNYPVQKMVEMVDGRLYKTYRIYEKRI, encoded by the coding sequence TTGATTGAGATATTACCCGCTGACAACAAAAAAACTTTTAAGGAATTCCTGGAATTTCCTTACAACCTATATTCCAATAGTTCCTGCTGGGTCCCGCCGCTTTTAAATGATGTAAAAAATCAGTTTTCCCCGAAAAATCCCTTTCTAAAACACGCTGAGGTCGCCCCTTTCATTGCAAGGGTTAAAGGAAAGACCACTGGCAGGATAGCTGCGGTTTATAACGAGGCTCATATAAATTTTCATGGAGAAAATGCAGGGTTTTTCGGATTCTTTGACTGCATAAGGAACAGCCAAGTTGCAGGCGCGCTGATTGACAGGGCAGCCGAGTGGCACAAGAAAAAGGGCATGGAAATATTGCGCGGCCCTTTTAATTTTTCAACCAATGAAGAATGCGGACTGCTGATTGACGGATATGAGAGCCCGCCGAAACTCATGATGCCTTATAATTTTCCATACTACCGGGCGCTGTTTGAGGACTGCGGATTTGCAAAGGCAAAAGACTTTTTTGCCTATACCCTTGAGGTCCCGGAAAGGCTTCCTGAAAAAATTTACAGGGTTGCAGGCATTATTGAAAAAAATAAAATAACGGTCAGGCCGATAAACTTAAAATCCTTTGACAAAGAGATGGCCGTCTTTAAAAACATCTACAACTCCGCATGGGAAAAAAACTGGGGATTTTTGCCGATGACAGATGAAGAAATTGAGCACATGGCTAAAAAATTAAAGCCCCTGATTGTCCCGGAACTTGCATTAATCGCCGAATGTAAAGGTGAGGCCGTAGGCTTTATGATGCTTTTGCCTGATTTTAATTATGTCCTGAAAAAACTCAACGGCAGGCTCTCCGCCCTTGGAATTCTAAAAGCCCTGTGGCACTCAAAAAAAATAAAAGATTTAAGGCTCCTGCTTCTCGGGATAAAAGAAGGCTTTAGAAGACAGGGTGTTGATGCGTTTTTGCTGATTGAAGGGCTTAAGGCCGTCAGGGAAAAGGGATATAAGAAAGTAGAATTCTCATGGATTTTAGAGGACAATTATCCTGTGCAGAAGATGGTGGAGATGGTGGACGGCAGGCTGTATAAAACATACAGGATTTATGAGAAAAGGATTTAG